A part of Synchiropus splendidus isolate RoL2022-P1 chromosome 19, RoL_Sspl_1.0, whole genome shotgun sequence genomic DNA contains:
- the tcf20 gene encoding transcription factor 20 isoform X1: MQNFSNSPAPHTLPGFSGRGGGGPPYPPQPADPQISPRMAEDFAGMQQPSLPRSHHHPSQSSHMLAYGARSRAAVDPQVPQGNVHSGNSSNPYRKETMDFYFSMGGKERHRRGTIGYGAGLGYPSIDGHLAQYRHAGSGSGPPSGMMSPYPVEYGTSAGSGAASGAFSPSQQYSLNPAMQAVAGSQVQPRQLGQTFLSAHHGQHHKNYPQSGHRMTPHYPQYSPQGGTSTGSSGMYSPPPQRYGDGGFDSKVNSSPSVNPSANSVPGPTAANNMGPLEGGQQSYHAPNYPGFPPQTASVNKQATAQQRNSLHNSVVGYDNANKMQHQGPSPGTAYAKHHQASNHTIPQAVSHEMTKSPMHPNAQQMNQNFSPISNPSPAASAVHSPSCSSSPSPLMGVSDTHGASSAHAPSHALTSNRSTHSHGRALQNMPQLSPTPNSNSSVSSCGSSSSHRMQNISGANNPLTCRGKVAVGSRDEGCSVYSAPIDKMPDSGLNSLNALSSQVANLPNTVQHMALTDTVLSQKRGKDGSHMQQVTQGLPHSQPRSRNASAASSTGTGFNPGVGEDSLSVGGLTGPKHEREDHFDVESVRMRQISGTSGGSEPVHPASRQTHQQTGQEVKVKICDSPSKDSKANEVNIPPVPSSFAGDSLSSSPASNAAGLPPRLNNVPEPEHASNHNQGAEKKTTNVKKETIKSENEDVKKEKSTCQMQQHKENCSRDDEKEEKHTPEDSQSAGGVGVIVSARGEGSRNDKSNNVQEISSVEKHSQAYSTRDSSSHNGDEGMDLSLYSSHHQAPQKPFFGRLQNSPQSGSNKYAYPESTYGSNLSMKNRGREDSGAAMESNSKYYQQSHTGYAATHPKDIGSVAEALAKRAQGAGARSHEENSQMQQFPSLLQEVLQGYNLDKRYGRPEQAFPAHAQQLFQTRHSYGMNESMRLHSGVLEAPGQMSNSGKPPHANQRHRSDPAFTTDLQCSTKSEQSDTKCFQKAEKVGVSQSHLPQTAETQQPPPKHINLADFSLPQRKASSTQSSAVQELLLQEPEPLSGSVGDGESQKSLAPSERRSVICDVSPNRHNTPEKESEREREKSQSGATVIQTPFSSKSEANDLSKKERLEKQMGKTDTASKQLDTGFNAEHEGGAAQDQDFHSKSSHSSVVMNAEHYRPAHSHGTNPLSSPPRHPSYLHGVDLSSSNASGFPAYRYGDTRDAGVLPRSGSHFPSHQYHMSSQLQSANKLQMYPHARGPPHPPLNMNDWVKAMNRPSKEMMLLPGSPPGRHKISPLDQRQQRLISPPDAVADLHSNKLLQQQSSYFDMKMWESSHAAREGPRMMEGESYFRAQVPAPPAVSVASHKVPVPHPAEPDVSRGAAEETKPPSALPASGSIKSPPEVNSTQPSVQRHSKTGSSGDTNPLMLRRRVRSFISPIPAKRQLQDPSLQRAATNSHHSPAAHPESARNNDEDYTHSDGPRLSSPLPRDSFSQPLSPSGGKAVPHRKGRGLKLEAIVQKITPNVKKPAGQLDDGAGHYLSFSHSEPFSDSQDQDFSKLARASGGDDAYMDESNSLNDLIPFRGVDESGPLPLSAFPCDPKATQPKKQDFDFGLGSAVESVTGDKDDFTLLGPLPPPPPLPRPVQCSPPPSSSALSDIQNFTNTYQQLETRRGEQSAANLLRQKLQEPGMGFNDYPGSNYFGAAPAHQAQGHMLNRQHQMSSARSGLSPQDCKPPESTVPKGYFPSGKKKGRPVGSVNKQKKAQNQAQIPAQTPSQNTTVNAPPALPTPATAPTQSQPPEEPADITEASAAPPMTDQTRELQLAPPVLTQEVKMDVESEDTPPETDAKPPRQRRRGLKNDKEQAEGKGRQRMRRRGGVAVPQLMTKNDLDAPVGPRGTLATNRAFPDPARKGPFIPHIHVENKIPEIGAVCTIVNAQEDKMKGERSAVGGKSSGSGIDSLLTSALSSQSSRRERELETEEVETSLQSGKAVPSSGYIVPGPVLTETNHSGRLLCCLCQKWANYKHLGDLYGPFYPAEYAAKLPKNPPQVRQSHSAAATNKGGPHPDMNPLNMVPESLADGQFSRLLASSDFPNSLVSGSLGFPAPVRHASFKEEPMMGPGLASSHTKPFWDMQSDHRPAPELKREPEPEFDQHPSYTQQSEEAQRPQHRKLTSHPRFKRRQKSSEKSPRMVPSNSKASLPFQPPPPALDSLGPLAQLAQLPQMPMDPEELWVHESCIVWTSGVYLVSGRLYGLQEALDGARETSCSYCEMVGSTLGCYSKGCTLRYHYLCAIEADCSLNEDNFSLRCPKHKVKRESFPRASGPPSPSTWSSRREVEDGTPSRYRELGRTEK; this comes from the exons ATGCAGAATTTTTCAAACAGTCCTGCGCCACACACACTACCAGGGTTCAGTGGGCGGGGTGGTGGAGGACCGCCGTATCCCCCCCAACCAGCAGACCCCCAGATATCGCCCAGGATGGCGGAGGACTTTGCTGGGATGCAGCAACCGAGCCTGCCCCGCAGCCATCACCACCCCAGCCAGTCCAGCCACATGCTGGCGTACGGCGCTCGCAGCAGAGCTGCTGTGGACCCCCAGGTGCCACAGGGTAACGTGCACAGCGGCAACAGTAGTAACCCGTACAGAAAGGAGACCATGGACTTTTACTTTTCTATGGGCGGGAAAGAGAGACACAGAAGAGGGACGATTGGTTACGGGGCTGGCCTTGGGTACCCCAGTATTGATGGACACTTGGCTCAATACCGACATGCCGGATCTGGCTCCGGACCACCATCCGGTATGATGTCCCCTTATCCCGTTGAGTATGGTACGAGCGCAGGCTCGGGGGCAGCGTCGGGAGCCTTCTCGCCTTCTCAGCAGTATAGTTTAAATCCTGCAATGCAGGCCGTGGCAGGTTCCCAGGTTCAGCCCCGGCAGCTGGGACAGACCTTTCTCTCAGCCCACCATGGTCAGCATCATAAGAACTATCCCCAGTCTGGGCACAGGATGACCCCTCACTACCCACAATACTCCCCACAAGGTGGGACTTCAACAGGGTCTTCTGGAATGTACAGCCCGCCTCCACAGAGATACGGAGATGGTGGGTTTGACTCCAAAGTCAACAGCTCTCCTTCGGTCAACCCAAGTGCAAATTCTGTCCCTGGACCAACAGCTGCAAACAACATGGGGCCGCTAGAGGGCGGCCAACAGAGCTACCACGCACCAAATTATCCCGGATTTCCACCACAGACGGCGTCAGTTAACAAGCAAGCCACGGCGCAGCAGCGCAACTCTCTGCACAATTCAGTGGTGGGTTATGACAACGCTAACAAGATGCAACACCAGGGTCCTTCTCCAGGCACCGCATATGCTAAACATCACCAGGCCTCAAATCACACTATACCTCAAGCAGTGTCTCATGAAATGACCAAATCCCCAATGCACCCCAACGCTCAACAAATGAATCAGAATTTCAGCCCCATATCCAACCCCTCTCCGGCGGCCTCTGCAGTCCATTCTCCCAGCTGTAGCTCCTCTCCTTCCCCTTTGATGGGCGTCTCAGACACACATGGAGCCTCCTCCGCTCATGCGCCCTCACACGCCCTCACGTCAAACCGTAGCACCCACAGTCATGGGCGAGCACTGCAGAACATGCCTCAGCTAAGCCCCACCCCCAACTCTAACAGCAGCGTCAGTAGTTGTGGTAGCAGTAGTAGTCATAGAATGCAGAACATCAGCGGAGCAAACAATCCTCTGACGTGTCGCGGCAAAGTTGCCGTTGGTTCTAGAGACGAGGGCTGCTCCGTTTACTCGGCTCCAATCGACAAGATGCCGGATTCTGGCTTGAACAGCCTGAACGCGCTCAGCTCCCAAGTAGCCAATTTACCCAACACAGTTCAACACATGGCACTGACTGACACAGTGCTTTCACAGAAAAGGGGGAAGGATGGCAGCCACATGCAACAGGTGACGCAGGGTCTGCCACATTCCCAACCACGGAGTCGGAATGCTAGCGCTGCCTCCAGCACTGGCACCGGCTTCAACCCCGGTGTGGGTGAAGATTCTCTATCAGTCGGAGGGTTGACGGGGCCAAAGCATGAAAGGGAAGATCATTTTGACGTTGAAAGTGTGAGGATGAGGCAAATTAGCGGCACCAGCGGTGGGTCTGAACCGGTTCATCCAGCGAGTCGTCAAACACATCAGCAGACAGGACAAGAAGTGAAGGTCAAAATATGCGACTCTCCGTCAAAAGATTCAAAAGCTAATGAAGTCAACATTCCTCCTGTGCCGTCGTCTTTCGCTGGCGATTCTCTTTCTTCGTCGCCTGCGTCTAACGCTGCCGGGCTTCCACCTCGACTCAACAACGTGCCAGAGCCAGAGCACGCGTCGAACCATAACCAGGGTGCTGAGAAAAAGACGACCAATGTGAAAAAGGAAACGATCAAAAGTGAAAACGAAGACGTGAAGAAAGAGAAAAGCACTTGTCAGATGCAGCAACATAAAGAAAACTGCTCTCGTGACGATGAGAAGGAGGAGAAACACACACCTGAGGACTCACAAAGTGCAGGCGGCGTCGGTGTGATCGTTTCAGCTCGCGGAGAGGGAAGTCGCAATGACAAGAGCAACAATGTTCAGGAAATCTCATCGGTGGAAAAACATTCACAAGCTTACTCAACACGAGATTCCAGCAGTCACAACGGGGACGAGGGTATGGACCTCAGTCTGTATTCCTCCCATCACCAAGCCCCGCAGAAGCCTTTTTTTGGTCGGCTTCAGAATTCTCCCCAGTCTGGATCCAATAAATACGCGTATCCAGAATCGACATATGGCTCAAATTTGTCGATGAAGAACAGGGGGAGGGAAGACTCGGGTGCTGCAATGGAATCCAATTCAAAATACTACCAACAGTCACATACTGGTTACGCTGCTACGCACCCAAAAGATATTGGTTCCGTCGCCGAGGCTTTGGCCAAAAGAGCCCAGGGGGCTGGGGCCAGAAGTCACGAGGAGAATTCTCAAATGCAGCAGTTTCCAAGTCTCCTGCAAGAAGTTCTGCAAGGTTATAACCTGGATAAACGCTATGGCCGACCAGAACAAGCCTTCCCCGCACATGCTCAGCAACTGTTCCAAACAAGACATTCTTACGGCATGAATGAGAGTATGAGACTGCACAGTGGGGTCCTGGAGGCTCCGGGGCAAATGAGCAACTCTGGAAAGCCCCCTCATGCAAACCAGAGACATCGAAGTGATCCAGCTTTTACCACAGATCTTCAGTGCTCCACTAAGTCAGAGCAGTCTGACACCAAGTGTTTTCAAAAGGCCGAAAAAGTGGGTGTGTCCCAGAGTCATTTACCACAGACTGCAGAGACTCAGCAGCCGCCGCCAAAACATATAAACTTGGCAGACTTTTCCCTACCACAGAGAAAAGCTTCATCGACTCAGTCCTCTGCTGTGCAAGAGCTGCTCCTGCAAGAGCCAGAGCCGCTGTCAGGCAGCGTGGGTGACGGCGAGTCTCAGAAATCGTTAGCCCCGTCAGAGCGTCGCTCCGTCATCTGTGATGTGTCCCCAAATCGACACAATACACCAGAGAAGGAAAGCGAAAGGGAGAGGGAGAAAAGTCAGAGCGGGGCCACCGTCATTCAGACGCCATTTTCCTCCAAATCGGAAGCCAATGatctgagcaagaaagagagaCTGGAGAAGCAAATGGGTAAAACAGACACCGCGTCGAAGCAGCTGGACACAGGTTTCAATGCTGAGCATGAAGGAGGCGCAGCTCAGGATCAGGACTTCCATTCCAAGTCCTCTCATTCATCTGTGGTGATGAACGCCGAGCACTACAGACCAGCCCATTCCCACGGCACTAATCCTCTGTCCTCGCCGCCACGCCATCCGTCCTACCTCCATGGTGTGGATTTGTCTTCGAGTAACGCCAGCGGTTTCCCTGCCTATCGCTATGGAGACACCAGAGATGCGGGTGTGTTGCCACGGAGCGGCTCCCATTTTCCCTCTCACCAGTATCACATGTCCTCTCAGTTGCAATCTGCAAATAAGCTTCAGATGTACCCCCACGCTCGAGGGCCCCCGCACCCCCCACTCAACATGAACGACTGGGTGAAAGCAATGAACAGGCCGTCCAAGGAGATGATGCTGCTGCCAGGTTCTCCCCCGGGCCGACACAAGATCAGCCCTCTGGATCAGAGGCAGCAGCGTCTGATCTCTCCCCCGGATGCTGTTGCTGACCTCCACAGCAACAAGTTGCTCCAGCAACAAAGCTCCTACTTTGACATGAAAATGTGGGAGTCGAGTCACGCGGCACGAGAAGGTCcgaggatgatggagggagaATCATACTTCAGAGCACAAGTGCCTGCTCCGCCGGCTGTGTCGGTGGCTTCCCACAAGGTTCCTGTCCCTCATCCAGCCGAACCTGATGTCTCTCGGGGCGCTGCCGAAGAAACCAAACCCCCCAGTGCTCTTCCCGCATCTGGCTCTATTAAGTCTCCTCCTGAGGTGAACTCGACTCAGCCCTCAGTTCAGCGACACTCCAAAACAGGCAGCAGCGGCGACACAAACCCCTTAATGTTGAGAAGAAGAGTTCGGTCTTTCATCTCTCCGATTCCTGCCAAAAGGCAACTGCAGGACCCATCTCTGCAGCGGGCTGCCACAAACTCCCATCACTCCCCTGCTGCTCACCCCGAGTCTGCCCGTAACAACGATGAGGACTACACTCATTCCGATGGTCCCCGCCTGTCCTCACCTTTACCCAGAGATTCCTTTTCACAGCCGCTGTCTCCGTCAGGTGGGAAGGCAGTGCCTCACAGGAAGGGCAGGGGCTTGAAGCTTGAGGCGATCGTGCAGAAGATCACGCCGAACGTGAAGAAGCCTGCAGGTCAGCTAGACGATGGAGCCGGCCATTACCTGAGCTTCTCCCACTCTGAGCCGTTCAGTGACTCTCAGGACCAAGACTTTTCCAAACTAGCAAGAGCTTCAGGAGGGGACGACGCCTACATGGATGAAAGCAACTCATTAAATGATTTGATTCCTTTCCGAGGCGTCGATGAAAGCGGGCCTCTGCCACTGTCTGCCTTCCCGTGTGACCCAAAAGCAACTCAGCCGAAAAAACAGGACTTTGACTTTGGACTGGGATCAGCTGTGGAATCCGTGACAGGGGACAAGGATGATTTCACTTTGCTGGGGCCGCTGCCCCCTCCGCCGCCACTGCCTCGCCCTGTCCAGTGCTCCCCTCCTCCGTCTTCATCCGCCCTCTCTGACATTCAGAATTTCACCAACACCTATCAGCAACTGGAGACCCGGCGAGGGGAACAGTCGGCTGCCAACCTCCTGCGACAAAAACTCCAAGAACCTGGCATGGGATTTAATGATTATCCAGGCAGCAACTACTTTGGCGCTGCCCCGGCCCACCAGGCCCAGGGACACATGCTGAATCGACAGCATCAGATGTCGTCTGCTCGGTCTGGTCTGTCCCCACAGGACTGCAAGCCACCAGAGAGCACGGTACCTAAAGGCTATTTCCCATCTGGCAAGAAGAAGGGCAGGCCTGTCGGGAGCGTGAATAAACAGAAAAAGGCACAAAACCAAGCCCAAATACCAGCGCAGACTCCGAGTCAAAACACAACTGTCAATGCTCCGCCAGCTCTGCCCACTCCTGCTACAGCTCCGACCCAATCTCAGCCGCCCGAGGAGCCTGCAGACATCACCGAAGCCTCTGCCGCGCCACCTATGACTGACCAAACCAGGGAGCTCCAGCTCGCTCCACCTGTTCtaacacaggaagtgaaaatGGATGTGGAGAGTGAAGATACACCGCCAGAGACCGACGCCAAACCTCCGCGCCAGAGACGGAGAGGTCTGAAGAACGACAAAGAGCAAGCAGAAGGAAAAGGCCgacagaggatgaggaggagagggggcgTGGCAGTGCCGCAACTCATGACCAAAAACGATCTTGACGCTCCAGTGGGTCCAAGAGGGACCCTGGCCACGAACAGAGCATTCCCAGACCCGGCTAGAAAGGGCCCATTCATTCCTCACATCCACGTGGAGAACAAAATACCAGAAATCGGAGCCGTGTGCACGATTGTGAACGCTCAAGAGGACAAGATGAAAGGAGAGCGCAGCGCAGTCGGTGGGAAATCAAGTGGCAGTGGAATAGATTCTCTCCTGACCTCAGCCTTGTCCTCgcagtcatccagaagagagcgAGAGCTGGAGACGGAGGAGGTGGAAACCTCACTGCAGTCGGGGAAAGCGGTCCCTTCGTCCGGTTACATCGTTCCTGGACCTGTGCTGACGGAGACCAACCACTCTGGCAGGCTGCTCTGTTGCCTCTGTCAGAAGTGGGCCAACTATAAGCACCTTGGGGATCTGTACGGGCCCTTCTATCCCGCCGAGTATGCCGCCAAGCTCCCAAAAAACCCACCCCAGGTTCGACAAAGTCACTCAGCCGCAGCCACGAACAAAGGGGGACCACATCCCGACATGAATCCCCTGAACATGGTCCCAGAATCGCTGGCTGACGGGCAGTTCAGCAGGCTTCTCGCCAGCAGCGACTTCCCCAACAGTTTGGTCTCCGGCTCGCTAGGTTTTCCCGCTCCGGTCAGACACGCCTCCTTCAAGGAAGAGCCGATGATGGGGCCGGGCCTCGCCAGCTCTCACACTAAACCATTTTGGGACATGCAGTCGGACCACAGACCAGCACCGGAACTGAAGCGAGAGCCGGAGCCAGAGTTCGACCAGCACCCGAGCTACACGCAGCAGTCAGAAGAGGCCCAGCGACCCCAGCACAGGAAGCTGACCTCCCACCCCCGCTTCAAACGGCGGCAAAAATCCAGCGAGAAATCCCCCAGGATGGTTCCGTCCAACAGTAAGGCGTCCCTGCCCTTCCAGCCTCCGCCTCCCGCCCTGGACTCCTTAGGACCGCTGGCCCAACTGGCCCAGCTGCCTCAGATGCCCATGGACCCCGAGGAGCTGTGGGTCCACGAAAGCTGCATCGTGTGGACCAGCGGAGTTTACCTTGTGAGTGGGCGACTCTACGGCCTGCAGGAGGCGCTAGATGGTGCCAGAGAAACG aGCTGCTCGTACTGTGAGATGGTGGGCTCCACCCTGGGCTGCTACAGTAAGGGCTGCACGCTGCGCTACCACTACCTGTGCGCCATCGAGGCAG aCTGCTCTCTGAACGAAGACAACTTCTCGCTGCGCTGCCCGAAGCACAAGGTAAAGAGAGAGAG TTTTCCCAGAGCGTCCGGACCGCCAAGTCCCAGTACCTGGAGCAGTCGGAGAGAGGTTGAGGACGGCACGCCGAGCAGATACC